In one Sporocytophaga myxococcoides genomic region, the following are encoded:
- a CDS encoding eCIS core domain-containing protein, translated as MGEFFHRSRQSSDKNQNLHQSQQTQLKPSENKTEAQPEEKSSNESSFESVMQRKWDSSGGEDESRNQRRGPVPPMEVEDNEQPIQRRGPVPIEDTEEEEPIQRLGPVPLQFHSAEEPIQRKGPVPPISIDSDDHPEPASSSSDRMPFSVQRKMESSFGEDFSDVNIHKDSSQSMELNAHAFAKGNDIHFAPGMYNPESQKGQELLGHELTHVVQQREGRVQATVQKKGININDDEGLEKEADEMGARVANGEVVTEDSNTPSEDNNETPNADERQSESGTTIIVGVNGNMPVGSREGIMKIQSSLKALGFYQGSEDGYITRKDGNESDTVKAIKNFQREHQLAETGNVDASTNSLIDNLVSALPQADNIKEVPTSSDQKNDPKSLEVFFVNYENFARIELNHWYSKDNSVPKDKRIDASYFSKEARRIYREKGDLSYVVPVQYALAQLKLEGGLKGAQRSASNVFNVHAYDSGVTKEEKEIDTLEKGFSAYYSLMAERFLTDKGADSLLENGKFLNKDGGVYATNPFYEIEIKSEIGFMYYRASEFILSASVGAGGMNKSGDVKIVGSLLNKAGFLSEDKIENLQAVISAILAYQKQEMVPKDEKWFKDREKEVKDQNDKDNVETKKNKFADGCIGTKGQTIGLLYYQTILNNKIPDLTLERDKEKLENGAKKEIAHINKASKNKTPVSKEEIKKQTENSTKPEEKRNQGEAGRKFELPKVLFEKYDKGEISLIALGKGLMPHTVNNGSLVLQVFEQMGYWQRDNLAYVMTISSSDSFLGRYNRELLGRMAEYLSGYFNTHSWGENAEQAARINKILKPEVKVSESKVAEGSGKTLVSSSEGSWKGKTFKINNTDARIRDENMLEIKDEKGNPKVIPNGTEITISAAKVVSGSGYVLAQGFGWTSRTNVEGQMANETFGVEKAKYDSLDAIHKTVGSADARIRKAGPKYEEEKGKKIPQGSYVVLKEESQDTDPKGKFVKVSAVVKNSNGTFTEGGPLGWTSKSNLVDGWADFKGENAEWQKGSYIGQTDVVNVAGTEGIEQISSKTLEQFFILRNAAKLDGIELKIGDGFREYHKQEKLWNANPNPEEVARPGRSNHQHGQALDLNTGGFNTKVYHWLKEKGPEFGWIRTVNNEHWHWEYRPSDAKEYGYRMPKIN; from the coding sequence ATGGGAGAATTTTTTCATAGGAGTCGTCAGAGTTCGGACAAGAATCAAAATCTTCATCAGTCTCAACAAACGCAATTAAAGCCATCTGAAAATAAGACAGAAGCACAACCAGAAGAAAAGTCTTCCAATGAATCCTCTTTTGAATCGGTAATGCAGAGAAAGTGGGATAGCTCTGGAGGAGAAGATGAAAGTAGGAATCAACGTAGGGGGCCAGTTCCACCAATGGAGGTAGAAGATAATGAACAGCCAATACAACGTCGTGGTCCTGTTCCGATAGAGGATACAGAGGAGGAAGAACCAATTCAAAGACTTGGTCCAGTTCCTTTACAATTCCATTCAGCGGAAGAACCTATCCAAAGGAAGGGCCCTGTGCCACCAATATCTATAGATTCAGATGATCATCCTGAACCAGCCTCTTCATCATCCGACCGAATGCCATTTTCAGTACAAAGGAAAATGGAATCATCCTTTGGGGAAGATTTTTCAGACGTGAACATTCACAAGGATTCCTCTCAATCAATGGAACTTAATGCACATGCATTTGCAAAGGGCAATGATATACACTTTGCTCCAGGCATGTACAATCCGGAATCACAAAAGGGACAAGAACTACTCGGTCATGAGCTGACTCATGTAGTGCAGCAGCGAGAAGGAAGAGTTCAGGCAACTGTTCAGAAGAAGGGAATAAACATCAATGATGACGAAGGATTGGAGAAGGAAGCGGATGAGATGGGTGCGAGGGTGGCGAATGGAGAAGTTGTTACGGAGGATTCGAATACACCATCTGAAGACAATAATGAAACTCCAAATGCAGATGAGCGACAAAGTGAATCTGGAACGACAATAATTGTCGGAGTTAATGGCAATATGCCTGTTGGAAGTCGAGAAGGAATTATGAAAATACAGTCTTCTCTTAAAGCTTTGGGATTTTATCAAGGTTCGGAGGATGGCTATATCACAAGGAAAGACGGAAATGAAAGTGACACTGTAAAAGCGATCAAGAATTTTCAACGGGAACATCAGTTAGCCGAAACAGGGAATGTTGATGCATCAACTAATTCTTTGATTGATAATCTTGTGTCTGCATTGCCTCAGGCTGATAATATTAAGGAAGTTCCGACAAGTTCTGATCAAAAGAATGATCCTAAATCTTTAGAAGTTTTTTTTGTGAATTATGAAAATTTCGCAAGAATAGAACTCAATCATTGGTATTCCAAAGACAACAGTGTCCCTAAAGACAAGAGAATTGACGCTTCCTATTTTTCTAAAGAAGCAAGAAGAATATATAGGGAGAAGGGAGATCTTAGCTATGTAGTACCAGTACAGTATGCCTTGGCGCAATTAAAACTTGAAGGAGGTTTAAAGGGAGCGCAAAGATCTGCATCTAATGTATTCAATGTTCATGCTTATGATAGTGGGGTTACTAAAGAAGAGAAAGAGATTGATACCCTCGAAAAAGGATTTTCAGCATATTATAGCCTTATGGCTGAAAGATTTTTAACTGATAAAGGAGCAGATTCCCTGCTTGAAAACGGCAAATTTCTTAATAAAGATGGAGGTGTTTATGCAACCAATCCTTTTTATGAGATTGAAATAAAATCAGAAATAGGCTTCATGTATTATAGGGCATCAGAATTTATTCTATCTGCCAGCGTGGGAGCTGGAGGAATGAATAAATCTGGTGATGTAAAAATAGTAGGGTCCTTGTTGAATAAGGCCGGTTTTCTTAGCGAAGATAAAATTGAAAATTTGCAAGCTGTCATTTCAGCTATATTGGCTTATCAGAAGCAAGAAATGGTTCCAAAGGATGAAAAATGGTTTAAAGACCGGGAGAAAGAAGTAAAAGATCAAAATGATAAGGACAATGTAGAAACTAAAAAGAATAAATTTGCTGATGGTTGCATTGGTACAAAAGGACAGACTATTGGGCTGCTCTATTATCAGACGATATTGAATAATAAAATTCCGGATTTAACTCTTGAACGAGATAAAGAGAAATTGGAAAATGGAGCTAAAAAGGAAATTGCTCATATAAATAAGGCATCTAAAAATAAGACCCCTGTTTCAAAAGAAGAAATAAAGAAGCAAACGGAGAATTCTACCAAGCCAGAGGAAAAGAGAAATCAAGGGGAAGCAGGACGAAAGTTTGAATTGCCGAAGGTATTATTTGAAAAATATGATAAGGGAGAAATAAGTTTAATTGCACTGGGTAAAGGGCTTATGCCACACACTGTAAATAATGGCAGCTTGGTTTTACAGGTATTTGAGCAGATGGGGTATTGGCAACGAGACAATCTTGCATATGTGATGACTATTTCAAGCTCTGATAGTTTTCTTGGCAGATACAATCGTGAGTTGTTGGGGAGAATGGCAGAATATTTAAGTGGCTACTTTAATACCCATAGCTGGGGAGAAAACGCAGAACAAGCGGCTAGGATAAACAAGATATTAAAGCCGGAGGTGAAGGTGTCGGAATCAAAAGTTGCTGAAGGAAGTGGTAAAACTTTAGTAAGCAGTTCTGAAGGAAGTTGGAAAGGAAAAACGTTTAAGATAAATAATACAGATGCAAGAATAAGGGATGAAAACATGTTGGAAATTAAAGATGAAAAGGGTAATCCCAAAGTAATTCCTAACGGAACAGAGATAACTATTTCAGCTGCAAAAGTAGTTTCTGGAAGTGGATATGTATTAGCGCAAGGATTTGGTTGGACCTCACGTACAAATGTTGAGGGCCAAATGGCAAACGAAACTTTTGGGGTAGAAAAAGCCAAGTATGATTCATTAGATGCGATTCATAAAACTGTTGGTAGTGCTGATGCAAGAATTAGAAAGGCTGGCCCCAAATATGAGGAGGAGAAAGGAAAGAAGATTCCTCAGGGTTCTTATGTAGTATTAAAGGAGGAGTCACAGGATACGGATCCGAAAGGAAAATTTGTTAAAGTTAGTGCGGTGGTTAAGAATTCAAATGGTACATTTACTGAAGGCGGACCTTTAGGCTGGACGTCCAAAAGTAACCTTGTTGATGGTTGGGCGGATTTTAAAGGTGAAAATGCGGAGTGGCAAAAAGGAAGCTATATTGGCCAGACAGATGTTGTTAATGTTGCAGGAACAGAAGGAATTGAGCAGATATCTTCCAAGACGTTAGAGCAATTTTTTATATTAAGAAACGCAGCAAAATTAGATGGAATAGAATTAAAGATTGGTGACGGTTTTAGGGAGTATCATAAACAGGAAAAACTTTGGAATGCAAATCCTAATCCTGAGGAAGTCGCTAGACCCGGAAGATCAAACCATCAGCATGGTCAAGCATTGGATTTAAATACTGGAGGATTTAATACAAAGGTTTACCACTGGTTAAAAGAAAAAGGACCAGAGTTTGGTTGGATAAGGACCGTGAACAATGAGCATTGGCACTGGGAGTATAGGCCAAGTGATGCAAAAGAATATGGATACAGAATGCCTAAAATAAATTAA
- a CDS encoding eCIS core domain-containing protein has product MGEFLHRSRQSSDKNQNLHQSNNIQSKGVAQKHKTQEAQTDENISTESTTTEVLQRKWDSAESGGDERNKRSGPVLPIEEEEEEPVQRKGPEPLQLFEAETEEEPVQRMGPVPIQFHASEEEEPIQRLGPVPSMVAEDHEEEPIQRRSPIPLQFYATETEEEPVQRKGPVPPMSEEFEISNEQSHEIASDKLPPTVQAKMENSFGEDFSDISIHKDSSQSKDLNAYAYTQGTNIHFAPGQYNPESQKGQELIGHELTHVVQQKAGRVQPTVQKKGVGINDDEALEKEADEMGAKAAKGHIVATSGNTLGGNSFPGTIQQSEDDDLINEKIKIYNEQITEASLLYGISEDQIRLLIAQCSKGEKDFTDGQSFGLLGLTEPLWSETKVKFPELANYEFGSSWNDARANILLGVAAYKLQLANTPSAEAPVAEKQTSDTSTSILANPTDSQNDSTSASDSSPAQDNLNEQGLNSGQPIAASGDPTKIIVGVIDDLPIGSKEEIIKIQSALKALGYYSGNADGMITRKDKTESGTVKAIEDYQKDNHLPQTGNVDVSTNELLITAVSVLPAPPAESPVVHKPKAPTKPKKVDAEKIPQSPKAAVKAVSAPTLTSEQIYAKHRGEMLAIGRELLPYAKSHPDAIIKMLDYLTWSGDNLAYNISSHLSEADLPGLSKDLIQRLYDELDSGYTSDLEQLQMQKLNKFLSVNIETLSESKLPTNPKDIEEYFVQYEKLAKRELDYWYSSSNKGVPESDRVKPDLFVKEARRIYAEKHDLKYIVPVQFALAQLKIEGGLVGGQRTGGNVFNVGAKDSGVTNYEKSITTMEKGFKAYYSIMADKYLSGKGANELLNKDSFRHDTGVYATNPYYEMEIKSEIGLMYYRTSQYALSGTVGNKGNNNAKDIAIVGSLLNKVGYLKKEDISDLNKVTEGIRKFQQIEMSPKDEKWFKERLSHVERADDKKSITSKSEKFVDGNVLSNGQTIGLLYYMAVLNGKIPNGGVIVDNKGESASNSKSESNMNNHKGNGDLISIGDEIFRAIDGFGTDEEAIFVALAKLNHNQGMIDELKKSYSSKYKVSLIEDLKGDLSGSDLKKAMQYLNIMDKDAKEGEFEDKSKNASYYISKVKFSGNADPSIVKDDIRYILGCLADAAGLSNVVVTGTARTALKQAQVMYYYLSIGDDMGYKAPGERVQQVYYKMKKEGKKEEEIINSMYQKILEEGPENVSAHCADYSKKVTVDLGYGSNEMTADQEKKFIAKVGELMKKGIILDIQWKANNKKEQAYHLVIDVAKSKRD; this is encoded by the coding sequence ATGGGAGAATTTTTACACAGGAGTCGTCAGAGTTCAGACAAGAATCAGAATCTTCATCAGTCAAATAATATACAAAGCAAGGGTGTAGCGCAAAAGCATAAAACCCAGGAAGCACAGACTGACGAAAATATTTCAACAGAATCCACAACCACCGAAGTATTGCAGAGAAAATGGGATAGCGCTGAAAGTGGTGGTGATGAAAGAAATAAGCGTAGCGGTCCTGTTCTTCCTATTGAAGAGGAGGAAGAAGAACCTGTTCAGCGAAAGGGACCTGAGCCATTGCAGTTGTTTGAAGCAGAAACGGAGGAAGAGCCGGTACAGAGAATGGGCCCTGTTCCAATACAGTTTCATGCAAGTGAAGAGGAAGAGCCGATTCAAAGACTTGGTCCAGTTCCTTCGATGGTAGCAGAGGACCATGAAGAAGAACCAATTCAAAGAAGAAGCCCTATACCATTGCAGTTTTATGCAACCGAAACAGAAGAAGAGCCAGTTCAGCGTAAAGGGCCTGTTCCGCCGATGTCAGAGGAGTTTGAAATAAGCAATGAACAAAGTCATGAAATAGCCTCAGATAAACTTCCACCGACAGTACAAGCTAAAATGGAGAACTCATTCGGTGAAGATTTCTCAGATATAAGTATACATAAAGATTCATCACAGTCCAAAGACCTCAATGCGTATGCCTATACACAAGGCACCAATATTCACTTTGCCCCAGGTCAATACAATCCGGAATCGCAGAAAGGCCAGGAGCTTATTGGACACGAACTGACTCATGTGGTGCAACAGAAGGCAGGTAGGGTTCAGCCAACCGTACAGAAGAAGGGAGTTGGAATAAACGATGATGAAGCTTTAGAGAAGGAGGCGGATGAGATGGGAGCGAAGGCGGCGAAGGGACATATTGTAGCTACATCTGGAAATACCTTAGGAGGTAATTCATTTCCCGGAACGATCCAGCAGTCAGAAGATGATGATCTTATAAATGAAAAGATAAAGATTTACAATGAACAGATAACTGAAGCCAGTTTGTTATATGGAATCTCTGAGGATCAAATTCGATTACTAATAGCACAGTGTTCAAAAGGAGAAAAAGATTTTACGGATGGTCAATCTTTCGGACTGTTGGGCCTTACTGAGCCTTTATGGAGTGAAACCAAAGTTAAATTCCCGGAACTTGCAAACTATGAATTCGGGAGCTCCTGGAATGATGCAAGAGCAAACATTTTATTGGGCGTAGCTGCGTATAAACTTCAATTAGCCAATACACCTAGTGCAGAAGCTCCTGTTGCAGAAAAGCAGACAAGTGACACAAGTACTTCAATTCTTGCAAATCCAACTGACTCCCAGAATGACAGTACATCTGCTAGTGATTCTTCACCTGCTCAGGATAATTTAAATGAGCAAGGGCTAAATTCAGGGCAACCAATTGCTGCATCTGGTGATCCTACGAAAATTATTGTGGGTGTTATTGACGATCTCCCAATAGGGAGCAAAGAGGAGATCATTAAGATTCAAAGCGCATTAAAAGCACTTGGCTATTATTCTGGTAATGCAGATGGAATGATAACCCGAAAGGATAAAACGGAAAGCGGTACAGTAAAAGCAATAGAGGATTATCAGAAAGACAACCACCTTCCTCAAACCGGTAATGTCGATGTTTCTACAAACGAACTTTTAATAACTGCAGTTTCTGTGCTACCTGCTCCTCCTGCTGAATCACCTGTCGTGCATAAACCAAAAGCTCCAACAAAACCTAAAAAGGTGGATGCTGAAAAGATTCCTCAAAGCCCTAAAGCAGCTGTAAAGGCAGTCTCCGCTCCTACTCTAACGTCAGAGCAGATCTATGCTAAGCACAGGGGTGAAATGCTTGCCATAGGGAGAGAACTATTACCTTATGCAAAGTCACATCCGGATGCGATAATAAAAATGCTCGATTACCTGACCTGGAGTGGCGACAATCTTGCTTATAATATCAGCTCCCATCTTTCAGAGGCAGATCTTCCAGGCTTGAGCAAAGATCTTATCCAACGTCTTTATGATGAACTTGATTCAGGTTATACATCAGATCTCGAGCAATTGCAAATGCAGAAACTGAATAAGTTTTTGTCAGTGAATATTGAAACCCTTTCAGAGTCAAAGCTTCCGACAAATCCCAAAGACATAGAAGAATACTTTGTTCAGTATGAAAAATTGGCTAAGAGAGAATTGGACTATTGGTATTCAAGTTCAAATAAAGGTGTGCCCGAGAGTGACAGAGTGAAGCCTGATCTGTTTGTGAAAGAGGCTCGCAGAATTTATGCAGAGAAGCATGATCTTAAGTATATAGTTCCGGTGCAATTTGCTCTTGCCCAATTAAAGATAGAAGGAGGTTTGGTAGGAGGGCAAAGAACGGGGGGAAATGTTTTTAATGTTGGTGCAAAGGATAGTGGAGTTACAAATTATGAAAAGAGTATTACCACAATGGAAAAAGGATTTAAAGCATATTACTCAATTATGGCAGACAAATATTTGTCTGGCAAAGGGGCTAATGAGTTGCTTAACAAGGATTCCTTTAGGCATGATACAGGAGTATATGCTACAAATCCATACTATGAAATGGAGATAAAGTCGGAAATTGGCCTGATGTATTACCGTACCTCACAATATGCATTATCAGGTACTGTGGGGAATAAAGGAAATAATAATGCTAAGGACATCGCTATTGTGGGTTCTCTGCTTAATAAAGTGGGTTATCTTAAAAAGGAAGATATAAGCGATTTAAATAAAGTGACAGAAGGAATAAGGAAATTTCAACAAATTGAAATGTCTCCTAAAGATGAAAAGTGGTTTAAAGAAAGGTTAAGTCATGTAGAAAGGGCAGATGACAAGAAGAGCATAACAAGTAAATCTGAAAAATTTGTAGATGGAAATGTATTGTCAAATGGACAAACAATAGGGTTGCTTTATTATATGGCAGTTTTGAATGGTAAGATTCCAAATGGTGGTGTAATAGTAGATAATAAGGGTGAATCAGCTTCAAATTCTAAAAGTGAGAGTAATATGAATAATCATAAAGGGAATGGTGATCTTATATCCATAGGTGACGAGATATTCAGAGCTATAGATGGATTTGGAACAGATGAGGAAGCTATATTTGTTGCCCTAGCCAAATTGAATCATAATCAAGGAATGATTGATGAATTAAAAAAATCTTATTCTTCAAAGTATAAAGTTTCTTTAATTGAGGATTTAAAAGGGGACTTGTCGGGGAGTGATCTTAAAAAGGCAATGCAATATTTAAATATTATGGATAAAGATGCCAAAGAGGGAGAATTTGAAGATAAATCTAAGAATGCTTCCTATTACATAAGTAAAGTCAAGTTTTCAGGAAATGCTGATCCATCAATTGTAAAAGACGATATAAGGTATATACTTGGATGTTTGGCTGACGCTGCAGGGTTATCCAATGTCGTAGTTACAGGTACAGCCAGAACAGCTTTAAAACAAGCTCAAGTGATGTATTATTATCTTAGTATAGGTGATGATATGGGTTATAAAGCTCCTGGTGAACGTGTTCAACAAGTTTATTATAAGATGAAAAAGGAAGGAAAAAAGGAAGAAGAAATTATAAATTCAATGTATCAAAAAATTCTTGAAGAAGGGCCTGAGAATGTTTCTGCTCATTGTGCAGATTATTCAAAAAAAGTTACTGTTGATTTAGGTTATGGATCGAACGAAATGACAGCAGACCAAGAGAAAAAATTTATAGCAAAAGTAGGAGAGTTAATGAAGAAAGGAATAATTTTGGACATTCAATGGAAAGCTAACAATAAAAAGGAGCAGGCATATCATTTAGTTATTGATGTAGCTAAAAGCAAGAGGGATTAA
- a CDS encoding FISUMP domain-containing protein — protein MKKLMLSWTLVLAVAGLSLMSCGKDKDDNKPEDPAESTFKDPRDNKVYKTIRIGNQTWFAENLNYDLPSNIGSSACASDSCDKYGKMYPADAALLACPKGWHLPSDAEWKLLEHNLGMTDADTAKSGSESRGVAEGVLKKMTIGGTSKFDIVLNADKIAEYWTSTKLNGSQYSRFFSGNSKNIYRELQGPGAYKSVRCLKD, from the coding sequence ATGAAAAAACTAATGCTTTCCTGGACCCTGGTTTTAGCTGTTGCGGGTCTTTCTTTAATGTCTTGTGGAAAAGATAAAGATGATAATAAACCTGAAGATCCTGCAGAGTCTACTTTTAAAGATCCAAGAGATAATAAGGTATACAAGACAATTAGAATTGGTAATCAGACTTGGTTTGCTGAAAATTTAAATTACGATCTCCCATCAAATATTGGAAGTTCTGCATGCGCAAGTGATAGTTGTGATAAATATGGTAAAATGTATCCCGCAGATGCAGCACTTTTAGCCTGTCCAAAAGGTTGGCATTTGCCAAGTGATGCTGAATGGAAATTACTTGAACATAACTTAGGTATGACGGATGCAGATACAGCAAAATCTGGAAGTGAATCACGAGGTGTAGCTGAAGGTGTTTTAAAGAAAATGACAATAGGGGGGACTTCAAAGTTTGACATTGTTTTAAATGCTGACAAAATTGCTGAATATTGGACCTCAACAAAGCTTAATGGAAGTCAATATTCAAGGTTCTTTAGTGGAAATAGCAAAAATATATATAGGGAGCTTCAAGGACCTGGTGCTTATAAGTCTGTCCGTTGTTTGAAGGACTAA